In one Heteronotia binoei isolate CCM8104 ecotype False Entrance Well chromosome 1, APGP_CSIRO_Hbin_v1, whole genome shotgun sequence genomic region, the following are encoded:
- the C1H21orf58 gene encoding uncharacterized protein C21orf58 homolog, translated as MTDSAVVDRLARLKLKLLEKKLENEQKTMEGYESPVPEARNYRGHDYALQSALRRRKDLLQQLREQKLLEELSQPLNSPRIQRKHYRQEPESVYQAPPPAPPPPPPPPAPPRIIQQTLPQQPATIIQQIPQHSPLITQIPLPQPFPAPRSGSIKEDMVEMMLMQNAQMHQIIMQNMMLKSLPPPAYSPANGPGAPLLHHGQPLPAPIVLRTEKPRPSTVHHHHYTSAGVPAISPQLGFPMWPSVMPPVLGTQLGGFPSDRQHLSIPTTATHTVPAHGLLGLPPGL; from the exons ATGACGGATTCCGCTGTCGTGGATCGCCTGGCGCGACTGAAACTCAAACTCCTTGAAAAG AAACTAGAAAATGAGCAGAAAACTATGGAGGGCTATGAGTCTCCTGTTCCTGAAGCAA GGAATTACAGAGGCCATGATTATGCCTTACAAAGTGCACTGAGGAGAAGAAAAGACCTTCTGCAGCAACTCAGG GAGCAAAAGCTTTTGGAAGAATTATCACAACCACTAAACTCGCCAAGAATCCAACGAAAGCACTACAGACAGGAACCAGAGAGCGTCTACCAagctcctccccctgctcctcctcctcccccaccaccaccagcaccaccaaGAATTATCCAGCAAACA TTACCACAGCAGCCAGCAACCATTATTCAGCAGATACCTCAGCATTCACCACTCATTACCCAAATCCCACTTCCACAACCTTTTCCAGCTCCCCGCTCTGGGAGTATTAAGGAAG ATATGGTGGAAATGATGCTGATGCAAAACGCGCAGATGCACCAGATCATTATGCAGAACATGATGCTGAAATCTCTGCCACCGCCGGCATATTCACCGGCTAATGGGCCTGGGGCTCCTCTGCTTCACCACGGACAGCCG CTTCCTGCCCCTATTGTGTTACGAACGGAGAAACCTCGACCGTCAACTGTACATCATCATCACTATACATCTGCAGGGGTGCCAGCTATATCTCCTCAGCTTGGCTTTCCCATGTGGCCTTCAGTAATGCCACCTGTtcttggcacacaactgggaggATTCCCGTCTGACCGCCAACATCTGTCCATCCCAACTACTGCAACACACAC GGTCCCAGCCCATGGACTGCTTGGACTACCCCCAGGCTTGTAA